Genomic window (Zingiber officinale cultivar Zhangliang chromosome 2B, Zo_v1.1, whole genome shotgun sequence):
TGCAACGGTCGTATATATGGCGCCGTCTTATTTCATACTAGCTAGAGCTCTATATAGAAAAGCTCATGGATAGCTCCACAGACTCTCGACACCGAAGACCGCCTCCGGCAACTCGTCGAGCGCGACGGGGCTCATCCTCGGCGGGCTCATCAGCATCCCCTCCGCCATGCTCGCCAACAGCTGCGGCATCTCAAATACCTCCTCCTCGTCCAGGAACCCGCTTCCCGACCACTCCTCGCCTCCACCGACGCCGACCTTATAAGTACTCCTCCCCAGCGCGGCGGCTGCCTCCGCCGCGGCCGCGCGGATGGCCGTCGGGGACCCCGACGCCGGCGCGGGCCGCCCGGCAATCTCGTGCGGGAAGTTGAGCACCGCGTCGGCGCCGCGCAGCGCGTGCGCCGCCACGTCGTAGGCGACGGCGGCCATCTCCGCGGAGGCGAACGTGCCGAGCCATATGCGGTTAGCCTTCCCCGGCTCGCGGATCTCCGACACCCACTTGCCTCCCCGCCGTCGCACCCCGCGGTAGCGCCCCGccccctccgccgccgccgccgccgccatatATATCTAATTAAaggagaggaaaagaaaggagAACAGAAGGGTGAATTTTTAATTGTGGGGGCGAGTAaatctaaatatatataatttag
Coding sequences:
- the LOC122049478 gene encoding ethylene-responsive transcription factor ERF026-like, with the protein product MAAAAAAEGAGRYRGVRRRGGKWVSEIREPGKANRIWLGTFASAEMAAVAYDVAAHALRGADAVLNFPHEIAGRPAPASGSPTAIRAAAAEAAAALGRSTYKVGVGGGEEWSGSGFLDEEEVFEMPQLLASMAEGMLMSPPRMSPVALDELPEAVFGVESLWSYP